The DNA sequence GAGTCACTGGGCACAGTCATGGCTGGAGAAGAGGCACAGGGATCGACACATCTCCCCTCATCTGTCAGCACCCACAGTCAAGCCTGTCTGCTGCGGGTGGTGCTGATTTCCCCAAATATGTGTCAGCCCTGGGCCATTTGCCAGATTCCCTGTGCTTCCTGTGTCTTGGGGCAGCTTAGTTCCTCAAGCCCTTGGGCAGAAGGGCCTGAGAACTCTGTGCTTCCTGTGCCTCCTCCAAGAACATGTCATACCATCTGTTAGTCACTCGTGTACCTGCCACATGCCAGGTACCATGTTGAGAGCTGCAGTGGGTTATACAGGCAGCCTCTGTATCTCACTGGGTCTTCCCAGCAGCCCTCAGATGTTTGTCATGTCCCAGCTTTTTACTGTGGAGAAAATGGGAGACCCAGGGAGTCAAGTACCCAAGGTATAGCACGAGTCCAGTGACCAGCCAGCTGGCTCCTGACTGTGAAGCCTGTGCTTCTTCTAATGCGTTGGGCAATAACAGGTGCACTGAGGTCCTCTCCCTAGTGGGCCTCTGCAAGGTGCCAAGGGCTTCGTGCACAGAGGGTTCTAAGACCAGGGTCTGTGCCTTACCCTCATCACAACAGTGCTATAACCCCTCCTGGTTATCTtaaggcagagagagaaacatCCAGGCCAATAAGGTAGATTGCTATTCTTAGAAATTCATTTCAGGAAGGGTAAATACGAATGTTTTTTCTAGAAGTGTAAATATGAAGGCTTCTCACGTGACTAGAATGTGCCATGATTCCCCTGTCTGCACACTGCCTCCCTGTTGCCCACTGCTGGTAACTTTCAACTGGTGAGGAAGGGAAGCCCCCTTCAAAGCTTAGACACTTCCCTGGGGCCCATTTATGGTTAAGGAGGCCCTTACTCGAGTCATCTCCTTACCACCTTTAGCCAAAAGTAAATCCCTCCATCTGTGAGGGCCTTGGTCCTTCCCTAATCAGTTCTCAGCAGGTGCCCTTCCTAAGTTTCAtgcttgctttctctctccagGTGTTGACTTTAAGATGAAGACCATAGAGGTTGATGGCATCAAAGTGCGGATACAGATTTGGTGAGTTAGGTAGGAGCAGGCAGGTTTGGGCAGAGAAGACCCTGGGTTGCTGCTTAGAAACAACTGTCATGGGCCATCCCTAGGCCTCGTCTGGGATAACTGGACACCTCTATGAAGGCGAGAAGTCAAAAAGTCCATCCCAAGAATGAGCCTTAACCTCCTATCTTGCTCAACAAACTTCATGGAATAGATGAACAAATCACCAAAGGGTAGGAATTAGAAGGATTGGTGAACTAACTGTTGTGGGTTTATTGTAGAATTAGGCTTTATCCTCAGGCTGTGTCACACTGGTTAAGACTGAAGGATAGAAGGCTCTATCCTGGGTTTACTGCCTGATGCAGTTGCCACTAGTAGCCACCAGGGGCTGCTGTGGCCCTCTTACCTGATTGTCTTGAGAGCACTACTTTTGCAGGTGGAGCTACCTCCTAATCCCAGAAGGGATGGTAAAGACATTGCCTTTGGAGGTCCCATGGGCACTGGGGGTGGAGCATCATCCTCCCATTCAACCAAATCTGGCCATAATGGCCAAATTTTAGAGTTGTCCAAGGCTCAGTTGGTGCAGTGCAGATACAGTTATCAGGAGTGTCCCAGGCCTGTGGGCCTTGTCATTGCCAGTATAGAGGAGCTGACATCATATCGCAGAGTCAGTTGTGCTCAGACCCCTTTGGGGACCAAAGCACCACTGATTTTTCACCTTGCAGCTCCCTATTTTTTCCTACAAAGGCACAGGGTCTCCCAGTTcttgctcctccctccccatctgcTCCCACGGTCCCTGCTGCTCTGAGGGACTGGCTTtctactgcagggacacagccggCCAGGAGAGATACCAGACCATCACAAAGCAGTACTACCGACGGGCCCAGGTGAGCCACCATTTTCAGGTAGTGGAGGTTTAGCTGCCACCCCACTTTCACTATGGGTATTTGAGGGGTGTTTGTGGTTATTTTGGTTACTGACCCCCTTGGATTACCTTCAGAGGAGGGAACCTTAGGGCAGTCTTTCAGAGACCCGCTGATCAGTCATTTCTCAGTTATTCATGGAGCACTTACTGTTGGTAGGTCCCCTACCCTCATCCCTAACTTTCACCCTCTACCCTGGGCCAAAGACCCAGGACAAAGCATGTGATGCCTTCCTACCCTAGAGAGTTCTGTGATGGTCCTAGGAAGTGGCAGCTGTGGGGGGTCTGAGAGAGAAGGAGACATTTCTAGATACTGAGGGGTCCTCATTATACTAAGCAAGGAGAGTGGCCCAATGTGTAAAgacccccctcccccatctgGCTTCATGAGTGCACTCTTTCTGTGTGCAacctccctcccccatctctctctctctctctctctctctctctctttttttttctcagggaATATTTTTAGTCTACGACATTAGCAGTGAGCGCTCTTACCAGCACATCATGAAGTGGGTCAGTGATGTGGATGAGGTAGGAAACACCACCTCACTGATGGGTGGGGAAAGGGCACCTCAGGGGAAGGTAAAGCAGGGGCCAGGCCAGATGGGAAGGGCCAAAGCTCTCAAGGGCTGGTGAGTCAATGCTACCAGGAAACCTAAACCCTGCCTTCTACCGGCTGGAAGAAGAGCTCTGGGTGGGTGAGTCATGCAGAGCAAGCTGAAGCGGCCATGCCCTCATGCTCTGTTCCTTGCCAGACCTCCATGCTGTGTCTCTCCTGGAAATAAGTTAGTTCCATACCCACCCTGGGAGTAGATtccttcctgaaatctcaggaccGGGTGCAATTACAGGACTCTGGGCTTCTAGACCAGAGCCATGACTCTGCCGATAGCTGGGGAGCCTTGGGCAAGCCATTTGAGCTCTCTGGGTCCCAGTTCCTTATCTGTTGAACAGGGGCTGCCAGTCTTAAGTATAACTTTTCCAATTCAGGTaccattttttcaacccaatagGGCACTAGGATTTAGCCAGAGTGTCTTCTATCCTAAGCCACCCCTGGGACACTCTGGGGTCAGTCAAGGTATAGTAGTCCCTCCTTATCTGCCAAGACTCTCATTCCAAGACCCCAGTAGATGCCTGAAACTAAAGATAGTACCAGACCCTTTTTTCCCCTATACaaacatacctatgataaagtttaacttataaattaggtacagtaagagattaacaataacatagtaaaataaaataattttactataataaaagtcACTTAACACTTAAACACacattgtttatttctagaattttccatttaagttTTAGACCATAGTTGACCATAGGTAACTGAAATTGggaaagcaaaaccacagataaTGGGGGACCCCTTTACTTGGTAGAGCCTGACACTTGCCTCTGGTCACTCCACCGAGTCCCTAGGGCTCTTAACCTTGGTGGTGGTTTAGAGGTCAGTGTAGACTGGGACAGgggagatgggagggaagggcatTTCTCAATGACAGTTCTGCTTCTCTTTTGTCTCCAGTATGCACCAGAAGGTGTCCAGAAGATCCTTATAGGGAACAAGGCTGATGAAGAGCAGAAACGGCAGGTGGGGAGAGAGCAAGGGCAGCAGGTAGGTGGAGTCCTTCTGTAGTACCTCCAGGGCCAGTCCTGGGAGCGGGGACTGGGAGTGCACTCACCATCGTCAGGTCCTCTCACATGTTCCACAGCACCTTCAGGCCCTGGGGAGTTGCCATCTTTGAGAGGCTGCTCTCTGTCCTTCAGGACAGTATTTGGGGTCCATCCAGAAACAAAGACCTCTTCCTCAAAACAGGGACTTACCAGAGCATCCCTGTTAGGGATGAGGAAGGACTTCAAGTTGCTAATGTCTTCTTGAATCACATCCAGGCATAGCTATGTTTTGCAGTGAGGAAATGGATTCCTATCCTCCTTGTGCTGGGAAAGAAGTAGGGAGGAAAGTGAGGCAGTGAAAGGCCCTCAGTCAGGTGTGGAATGTTCAAGCATGCAGGAAGACCATCCTCCCAGAGAACAGGAAGAAAGACTGATAGTATGAGACAAGAGTCCTCCACCCACTCTGAGGACCTCGAgaatttttctctccctcttcagtCAATAGCATTCCATTAgcccttaaaataaaattgatttttttggttacaaaaaaataatacatagtcATTGAAAATGTGGAAGTAGAGGTAACCCTGTGAGAATAACAGTATTTATCAAGCACCACATGTAGGGCACTGTGCTCAATAAGTGCTTTTAGGAGCATGACCCCATTTAATCAACTCATTACTTTAGGTCATGGACACTGTCATTCTCCTTTAACAGAAGAGGAAGCTGGGGCTTAGGGAGAATAAGTAGCTTGTCCAAGGTCCTACAGCTGTTATGTGGCAGTCCCAGGGAACTTCATCTGGGTCTCTTGCACTCCAGAGTCACTCCATAGTGTTTACTAACATGCCGCACTACCACTGCATTTTGGCATCATTGTGTCCTGAGGTATGATGTGTGAACTGGGGGTGTACGTGCGTGTTGGAGGAGTGGGGTGTATTTGTGGATCATCTTTCCCCATTCTGTGCCAGTCTATGTCTTGGAAGGAGCCCAGTCTCATCTGAGAAGTGGTCTGCTCTGAGAAATTGTCACTGCACACCGTGGTCTGCGAGTGTACGTGCGAGGTGGCGTGGGTGCCTCCCTTCCCTTACTGACTCTCTTTCAGAAATGTCCTTCTCTTGCAGCTGGCTAAGGAGTACGGCATGGACTTCTATGAAACAAGTGCCTGCACCAACCTCAATATTAAAGAGGTGAGACCACTGGGCAGCAGCTGCCCTGCCTCTGGCTGAGTCCGCAGAGTGgggaggtgagaggaggaggtggagacaggagcCAAGATAAGATAGGACTGGCCCCTTGGGCGTTACAGAGTTGCTGGGAAGAGAAGACGCTGGCTAACCCGTGCCCCTTGGTTTTCCAGTCTTTCACGCGTCTGACAGAGCTGGTGCTGCAGGCCCACAGGAAGGAGCTGGATGGTCTCCGGATACGAGCCAGTAACGAGCTGGCCTTGGCAGagctggaagaggaggagggcaaaCCTGAGGGCCCAGCGAACTCTTCAAAAACCTGCTGGTGCTGAGGGTCCTGTGTGGGGAAaacccctttccctttccctcaagAGGCCTGTGGGCAGACAGGGGAGCCTGGACGTTGCCTACTGCTGTCCTCTCATTTGACAACCCTGTCAAAAATCAGTAGCTGCTACTCTTCCCCTGCCTGGCCCTGAGAGCAACTCTGCTGGCATCTCTGAGCAGCCTGtgcccccagcccctctacctTGGAGTGGTATCCTTCAGCCTGTTTCCCCAGCCATGGGCCTGCTGTGACCCCCATGGTGTGCTTTGAGCGCCGTCCCTCCACCAGAGCTCCCTGGACAATGGCTGAGGCTGGAGTCAAGACTGCTTAAAGGCTCCTTCTTTCTGAGTGCATCTTGGTCctctctgctttttctcttttcttcccgcTCTTCACCTCCTTCCCTCAAATGTGTTTCCTCTCAAAGCTCCTCCTACCCTTGCCTGTGTGTCCCTGTGTGGCTGCCAGAGCAGCTCCTTCCTTCCCAGCCCTGCCTAAGGGAGTGGACCCAGGCTCATAGGGATGTTCCATCCTCTGCTCCATGGGGGACCTCCACCTGCTCTGTGGGTGGGCCAAAGGCCAAGGgtgcttcttcctcttctccttgtCTCTGCCCCTTCTTGTGCCATGGGCCTGCCTCCCCAGTGACCTGGGAAAGTGGATCATGGAGGTAGGAAGGAAACACCAACTGGTGGTCCTCATGTCTGGGCTGTCCTATCTCTCTGTGCTCCCCCTGCCTGAGCTCTGGCCTTGCTTAGCTGCCTACCTGCCTCTgtgggaactgagctcagaggCAGGtgtttcagagagaaaaaatgatGAGGGGTTGCAGGGATAAAAAGTCACCTCAAGTCTCTACCTCCCATGCAGGGTGTACACAACTTCTCACCACATGGGCCCCTGAATCTAAAGGCCTGAGGGTACCACAGGGGCAAGGAGAtccctgggcccagagcactgGCAAACTAACCATGCAGTCCAGAAAGAGGAGCACCCACAAGTGAAGGACTGGCTCCTAGCTGTCAGGGCCAGAGCAAGGGCAAGCAGGCCAGGGTCAGCATTTTGTAAAGTAGAGGGGATGTGGTGGCAGCAGggcctcacacactctaggctagcactcttccactgagcatgTCTCCAGCCCTGCTTTACCTCTCTTGTGGCAGAAGAGAACTTCCCCATACTTCCTGGCAGAGGTGAGAGGTGATGTAACCACATCACTCTTCTTTCACTAAACCCAGCTTTCAGCAGTCAGGGTTTTCCTGGGTCCCAGAGTTTGTGGGAGAAAAGCAAAGATTTCatgggaagaaaaggaggaggccCTGGGTAGGAATGCTTGGGACTCTTCAGCCTAAGTCAAAGTGCTCATCTTGGCCTCTTGCTCCTACGTAGGCTCGAGGGTGTGCCAATTGCACTGTGGGGAGGGAAAAGGACTTCCGTCTCCAGAGTTCTGTGTTCAGGAATTTTCTTTAACCGCCAAATAGTCCAAGAGTCCTTGTTCCCTTTCAAGAGGGAGCAAGTCAATTGCCAGCCCTGCTTGGGTTCCTCCTGATCTTTCTGGAGTGGGAGAAGCCTAGGTGAGAGGATCATTCCTAGTCTGTACTACATGCTAGGATTGGAGCCAAAGCAAAGAACTGGGCATCGAGCCCCAAGGACCCAAAACCAGGGCACATACCTGTTGAAGAGAAGAGCTCTATTTCTTACTCTTCAAAGAAGAAGGAGGTGGAAATAAAATCATTAGGCACTTTCTCTAGGCTTACCAAACCGGGAAAAACAGCTAGCAGGAGAAGGTGGCTCAAGATTTCGGAATGGGGGACaggtggaaggaagagaggaacaaATCACTGGCTAGTAAGTTCAGAGAGCTGGTTCTTTAGGATGAAGCCATGAGTGGCTGGGCGCTTCTTCAAGGACCAACTTATGCAGAAGCACCCTGGGCATGGGAGTGGTAATGTCAACCCTGCCTATCctcaggaaggaggagagagaggagaagttATATTAGGCACTGGCTCCAACCTGTGAGCCAGTGTTGTCACTTCCTCTGCAGGTCAGGCAGAGTTCCAGCGTCTCTCTCCTAACCCCCTCAGGAAAGAGGGATTCTGTTTTTACTGTATCCTAAGGGATTGAGAAGGGAGAACATGGGCCCAGGAGTCTATGGACTGATGAGCTCTCTCCACAAGGGTCacagctgggagcagaggagggCTGGGATTTTAGGATGCAGCTGCGCTCCCCAGGTACCAGAGTTGGCCCCTTGCCCCCAAACTTTAGTGCAGGAGGTGGTCTGGGCTGCCATTAGACCAGGAATGTTGAGCAGGTTTTCCCAGCCTGTCTTTTGGTCAGTACCTCTGCCACTTTGTCCTGAGACAGCTCAGCCCCTGGCACCACCTGCTCCTGAGCCCCACCATCTCCCTGTGATGGGTGAACTTTGTGTACTGTGTCTTGGGTCCATTATATGAATTGTGAGCAGGGTTCATCTATTTTAAACACAGatgtttacaaaataaagaatatttcaaacCACAGGTATGGTTGGCTGTTTGAGTTCCTGGGAGGAGGTTTCACTGGGACCCTGGTGGTAACCTGGGACGGGGAGGCCTCTGGTAGAAGAGACCTCAGAATTCTAAAGCAACAGCAggaaaatgatggtgaaatggagaactttgtccttttttgtgtgtgccttCGCTAGTGCTACCTGTAGGGGAACTCAAAGCAAAGGCCCCCTGCCCTGAAAGAAATAAGATGAAGCACAGTCATTGAGAGGACTGAACATCCGTTTCTGAGGGAAGAAGAAGCTGAACATCCCAGTCAAGTCTAAAAACGGGTCTTTGAGGCCAGTATAGTTCTCATCTGTTCAGTGGATTAGGAACAGGTCTTGTGAAGGCATGAGAAGGGATTGAGTAATCTTTCAGATTTGTAATTGGATATCTTAGGGGAGAGAGGCAGACGTGGAACCTCAGGACTCTAGGTAGTTAAGGAGGCTGacgttgctcagtggtagagcacttgcctagcatatatgaagccctgggttcaatcctcagtcctgccaaaaataataataaacactctGGGATATGGATTTGGTTAAGGAGTTAGAGAATGTATGGGGGTAAGGatagaaagatgaagaaagaaaggagtgaGGGCAGGACAATCAGTAGTCTTAAGATCTTAACCGTACTTTACAGTTTACAGAACACTGTGATACTTGGCTCTTCTGTTTCTAATAATCACTATATGAGAGAGGGAGTGTGGTTATCTTTATCCACACTCAACAGATACGGAAACTGCTTGGAGAACTTCAAGGATTTGCCACAGGGCCCCAAGTAACTTGTGGAATTACGGCTGGAAACCACTGTAGTAGTGGTGAAGGTTTGGCATTTCAATTTAGAAAGAAGAAATCTCGTTTACAGTCAGAATTGAGAACCACCCACCTGAGCTTTTCTGTCCAGTGCTGCTTCCAGAATAACCAGTGTCCTGCAGAAAGCTGTGCAAATCACACATTTGAAGTACAGGCCCAAAGTCATGAGCTTCTGAGAAGTGGGGCTGCTATGAGGCAGAGCTGGGGACGGAGGTATTTTAGGAGCATCTCACCAGTCTTCATCAATTATGAGAATTGAGGAAACTAGGAGACTCCTAAGGATCCTAGGTTGAGCTGGAGGAAAGGGAGGGTGTCCCCAACGCCATACTCTGAGCTCCTATGGCCTGGCCCAAGAAGGCCTGCAAAGGGGCAGCCACTAAGAGGTGTCTCCAGAGCCCAGGTACTAGGGGAAGCTCTAGGCAGGAAGATAAATATGGCAAGTTAATGTCAAGGTTTCAGTCACTGTCAGAGCCAAGTCCCTCTGACTCAGTGGCTTGGTATGGACACTTTTGGGTGACATCCAGGAACTCTTCAGCCTTAGCAGAGGACACACTTTGTTCCTGCCACTCCTTCTGGTGGCAAAAGATTCCATTCCCACTTAGATCATGGAAGTTTGCTTTTAGTGAGCAGCCAGATGAGATATGGGGTTCCTGTGCACTTAAACAGCCATGAACACGCCGCAACGCAGAAAAGCTAGGCACTCCCTGGTGAGTAGTTCCTCCATCTCAACAAATCACTCTCAAGACCAGCTGCTCCCCAGTCTTGCTTACTCTTTGTTCTAAGAGGCAGCTCCCAATGGGTGTGTACCTGTGGAAACACTCTCCAGGAAAACATCTGCCTTCTTACTGAAATTTCACACTAAAATCCCAAAGCCAGGGAAAGCCAGTCTTACTGATAGAGAAAccaaggcattttttaaaagtgatttatttGGTTGGTGGGTACATCAAAGAATGAAGTTGCTTTAAGGTCTGTTTAGTTTCTGTGggctttttatttgggggggacTCCCCTGATAGCCCTTAGCAATTCCCAAGATGCCAGGCTGTGTGACTGGTATTGACATCTGGACAGCCCACTTGGATCAAGAACGACAGTAGCCGTGCTTTGATGCActcttttttggtggggatgggtaccggggattgaacttggaggcactcaatcactgagctacatccccagccctattttgtattttatttagagacagggtctcactgagttgcttagcaactcgtTTTTGCTTAggtgggcttgaacttgtgaacctcctgcctcagcctcccgagctactgggattacaagtattcaccaccatgcccagcctcgaTGCACTCTTCTGTGGGGAGAGGG is a window from the Urocitellus parryii isolate mUroPar1 chromosome 6, mUroPar1.hap1, whole genome shotgun sequence genome containing:
- the Rab15 gene encoding ras-related protein Rab-15, with product MAKQYDVLFRLLLIGDSGVGKTCLLCRFTDNEFHSSHISTIGVDFKMKTIEVDGIKVRIQIWDTAGQERYQTITKQYYRRAQGIFLVYDISSERSYQHIMKWVSDVDEYAPEGVQKILIGNKADEEQKRQVGREQGQQLAKEYGMDFYETSACTNLNIKESFTRLTELVLQAHRKELDGLRIRASNELALAELEEEEGKPEGPANSSKTCWC